One stretch of Streptomyces sp. NBC_00443 DNA includes these proteins:
- a CDS encoding maleylpyruvate isomerase family mycothiol-dependent enzyme yields the protein MTPLPHDRHCDEIAHQIGLLRAVVTSGADLSAIVPTCPDWSLEQLVRHTGGALRWVELTVRTRAEEEIPEEQVPGIAGPEGEGDAAALDAWLAETGEMIVGTLREAGPDAKVWGWAGVLNAGFWARRMTHEITIHRADAALAAGLPYEVAPDIAADAIDEWLEIVEWAQRTLPDDPARELRRPGSSIHLHATDSTPELNAEWSIDLDQDVVAWRRGHEKATVALRGPLTAVLLAFYRRLPLDSPELEVIGERELLEFWLERATFG from the coding sequence ATGACGCCACTCCCGCACGATCGCCACTGCGACGAAATCGCCCATCAGATCGGCCTGTTGAGGGCCGTCGTGACGTCGGGCGCCGACCTGTCGGCCATTGTGCCGACCTGCCCGGACTGGTCGCTGGAGCAGCTCGTCCGGCACACGGGCGGCGCCCTGCGCTGGGTGGAGCTGACCGTACGGACTCGGGCCGAGGAGGAGATCCCGGAGGAGCAGGTGCCGGGGATCGCCGGCCCCGAGGGCGAGGGTGACGCCGCCGCGCTCGACGCCTGGCTCGCGGAGACCGGCGAGATGATCGTCGGCACGCTGCGGGAAGCCGGTCCCGACGCCAAGGTGTGGGGCTGGGCCGGCGTGCTGAACGCCGGATTCTGGGCCCGGCGTATGACCCACGAGATCACAATCCACCGCGCGGACGCGGCACTCGCCGCCGGCCTGCCCTACGAGGTCGCGCCTGACATCGCCGCCGACGCGATCGACGAGTGGCTGGAGATCGTCGAGTGGGCGCAGCGGACGCTGCCGGACGACCCGGCGCGGGAGCTGCGCCGGCCCGGGAGCAGCATCCATCTGCACGCCACGGACAGCACCCCCGAGCTGAATGCCGAATGGTCCATCGACCTCGACCAGGACGTCGTCGCCTGGCGGCGCGGCCACGAGAAGGCGACCGTCGCGCTCCGCGGCCCGCTCACCGCCGTGCTGCTCGCCTTCTACCGCCGGTTGCCGCTGGACAGCCCGGAGCTGGAGGTCATCGGCGAGCGGGAGCTGCTGGAGTTCTGGCTGGAGCGGGCGACGTTCGGCTGA
- a CDS encoding ABC transporter ATP-binding protein — protein MLLSLADATVRFDGRAVLDAVGLDVAEHEIVCVLGPSGSGKSTLLRVVAGLQPLDQGRVLLDGRDQAGVPAHKREVGLMFQDHQLFPQRDVGGNVAFGARMHGASKGERAERVRELLDLVGLPGAGRRAVASLSGGEQQRVALARALAPRPRLLMLDEPLGQLDRSLRERLVVELRELFGRLGTTVLAVTHDQGEAFALADRVVVMRDGRIAQTGTPLEVWQRPVDEFVARFLGFDNVVEGTVAGEAADTPWGKLPVGEGAAQGTRTLLVRPAGVRLVSPDSGLRCTVTARTFKGTHVAVHLQPQDAPRLEAACALREAPEVGDAVGVEFDAAEIVLLG, from the coding sequence ATGCTGCTGAGCCTTGCGGACGCGACGGTACGGTTCGACGGCCGGGCCGTGCTGGACGCCGTCGGCCTCGACGTCGCCGAGCACGAGATCGTGTGCGTGCTGGGGCCGAGCGGCAGCGGCAAGTCGACGTTGCTGCGGGTGGTGGCCGGGCTCCAGCCGCTGGACCAGGGCCGGGTGCTGCTCGACGGGCGGGACCAGGCGGGGGTGCCCGCGCACAAGCGGGAGGTCGGGCTGATGTTCCAGGACCATCAGCTGTTCCCGCAGCGGGACGTCGGCGGCAATGTGGCGTTCGGGGCGCGGATGCACGGCGCCTCGAAGGGCGAACGGGCCGAGCGGGTACGGGAGTTGCTCGACCTGGTCGGACTTCCGGGCGCCGGCCGTCGTGCCGTCGCCTCCCTGTCCGGCGGTGAGCAGCAGCGGGTGGCGCTGGCCCGTGCGCTCGCGCCCCGGCCGCGGTTGCTGATGCTGGACGAGCCGCTGGGCCAGCTCGACCGCTCGCTGCGGGAGCGGCTCGTGGTCGAACTCCGCGAGCTGTTCGGCCGGTTGGGCACCACCGTGCTGGCCGTGACGCACGACCAGGGGGAGGCCTTCGCGCTCGCCGACCGGGTCGTGGTGATGCGGGACGGGCGGATCGCCCAGACGGGTACGCCGCTCGAGGTGTGGCAGCGTCCGGTGGACGAGTTCGTGGCGCGCTTCCTCGGGTTCGACAACGTCGTCGAGGGGACGGTCGCCGGGGAGGCCGCCGACACCCCCTGGGGCAAGCTGCCCGTGGGCGAGGGCGCCGCGCAGGGCACCCGGACGCTGCTCGTACGGCCGGCCGGGGTGCGGCTCGTGTCCCCGGACTCGGGGCTGCGCTGCACGGTCACGGCGCGCACGTTCAAGGGCACGCATGTCGCCGTGCACCTCCAGCCGCAGGACGCACCGCGTTTGGAGGCGGCGTGTGCGCTGCGGGAGGCGCCCGAGGTCGGGGACGCCGTCGGCGTGGAGTTCGACGCGGCGGAAATTGTGCTGCTGGGGTGA
- a CDS encoding ABC transporter permease, translating into MDLARTEVGPRKGAFRRGRARSAAVRLGLIAVPVAFFAVFFALPVAAIVARGLKVDGVWQFGRLLDVLGQPDVRHVLWFTTWQALASTALTLLIALPGAYVFARLDFPGKQILRAVVTVPFVLPTVVVGTAFLALVGRGGLLDGLWGVRLDTTVWAILLAHVFFNYAVVVRTVGGLWAQLDPRQEEAARMLGASRLTAWRTVTLPALGPAVAAAALMVFLFTFTSFGVVQILGGPAFSTLEVEIYRQTSEIFDLSTAAVLTIVQFLAVGAILAVHAWTVRRRESALRLVDASVTARRPRGAGQWSLLAGVLVVIAVLLVLPLAVLVQRSLDAPDFGYYRALTSADGGVFLVPPIEAIGNSLQYAVVATAIAVLIGGLAAAALTRRDAGRFVRGFDALLMLPLGVSAVTVGFGFLIALDEPPLDLRSTWILVPLAQALVGVPFVVRTMLPVLRAVDQRLREAASVLGASPWRVWREVDLPMVRRALLIAAGFAFAVSLGEFGATVFIARPDNPTLPVAVAKLLGRAGDLNYGQAMALSTILMIVCAVALLVLERLRTDRTGEF; encoded by the coding sequence GTGGACCTCGCTCGTACTGAAGTAGGCCCCCGCAAGGGCGCCTTCCGCAGGGGACGCGCGCGGAGCGCGGCGGTGCGGCTCGGCCTCATCGCCGTGCCCGTCGCGTTCTTCGCGGTCTTCTTCGCCCTTCCCGTCGCCGCGATCGTCGCGCGTGGCCTGAAGGTCGACGGGGTCTGGCAGTTCGGGCGCCTCCTGGACGTGCTCGGGCAGCCCGACGTCCGGCACGTCCTGTGGTTCACCACCTGGCAGGCACTCGCCTCCACCGCGCTGACCCTGCTGATCGCGCTGCCGGGCGCCTACGTCTTCGCCCGCCTCGACTTCCCCGGCAAACAGATCCTGCGGGCCGTGGTGACCGTCCCGTTCGTGCTGCCGACGGTCGTCGTCGGTACGGCGTTCCTCGCGCTGGTCGGCCGCGGCGGACTCCTCGACGGGCTGTGGGGCGTACGGCTCGACACCACCGTGTGGGCCATCCTGCTCGCGCATGTCTTCTTCAACTACGCCGTCGTCGTACGGACGGTCGGCGGGCTGTGGGCGCAGCTCGACCCGCGGCAGGAGGAGGCCGCGCGGATGCTGGGCGCGTCACGGCTCACCGCCTGGCGGACCGTCACCCTCCCGGCGCTCGGACCCGCCGTGGCCGCCGCCGCGCTGATGGTCTTCCTGTTCACCTTCACCTCCTTCGGTGTGGTGCAGATCCTCGGCGGCCCGGCCTTCTCGACGCTCGAAGTCGAGATCTACCGGCAGACGTCCGAGATCTTCGACCTGTCCACGGCGGCCGTCCTGACGATCGTCCAGTTCCTCGCCGTCGGCGCGATCCTCGCCGTACACGCCTGGACGGTACGGCGGCGGGAGAGCGCCCTGCGGCTGGTGGACGCGTCGGTGACCGCGCGGCGGCCGCGCGGGGCGGGGCAGTGGTCGCTGCTGGCCGGTGTCCTGGTCGTCATCGCCGTACTCCTGGTGCTGCCGCTGGCCGTGCTGGTGCAGCGGTCGCTGGACGCGCCCGACTTCGGCTACTACCGGGCGCTGACCAGTGCCGACGGCGGAGTCTTCCTCGTCCCGCCCATCGAGGCGATCGGCAATTCCCTGCAGTACGCCGTCGTCGCCACCGCCATCGCCGTACTGATCGGCGGTCTGGCGGCGGCCGCGCTGACCCGACGGGACGCGGGCCGGTTCGTCCGGGGCTTCGACGCGCTGCTGATGCTGCCGCTCGGGGTGTCCGCGGTGACGGTCGGCTTCGGGTTCCTGATCGCCCTGGACGAGCCGCCGCTGGACCTCAGAAGTACGTGGATCCTCGTCCCGCTCGCCCAGGCGCTGGTCGGCGTGCCCTTCGTCGTGCGGACCATGCTGCCCGTGCTGCGCGCCGTGGACCAGCGGCTGCGCGAGGCGGCTTCGGTGCTGGGGGCGTCACCGTGGCGGGTCTGGCGTGAGGTGGATCTGCCGATGGTGCGGCGGGCGCTGCTGATCGCGGCCGGGTTCGCCTTCGCCGTGTCGCTGGGCGAGTTCGGGGCGACCGTGTTCATCGCACGGCCCGACAACCCGACGCTGCCGGTGGCCGTGGCGAAGCTGCTCGGGCGGGCCGGTGATCTCAACTACGGGCAGGCGATGGCCCTTTCGACGATTCTGATGATCGTGTGCGCGGTGGCGCTGCTGGTGCTGGAGCGGCTGCGCACCGACCGGACCGGGGAGTTCTAG
- a CDS encoding thiamine ABC transporter substrate-binding protein, which translates to MSITKKSTVKSMALAVGLCLVALPALSACGSSDAGSGNGSGGSKTVTLVSHDSWAVSKSVIAAFEEQSGYKVRVLEDGDAGQAVNKAILTKDNPQGDVFFGVDNTLLSRALDNGLFQSYEPKGSDRIKAEYLADQDKHRVTPIDTGDICVNYDKAYFSKHKLAPPSSFDDLIKPEYKDLLVTENASASSPGLGFLLGTAAEYGDDGWQDYWKKLKANGVKVVDGWEQAYNEEFSGSAGGKKAKADRPLVVSYASSPPAEVIYAEPKPTTAPTGVATGTCFRQVEYAGLLSNAGNTEGGKALLDFLLTRTFQDDMPLNMFVYPVVEGAQVPEEFSKYGPQAKEPETLDPAKIADNRDDWVKSWTSLVLK; encoded by the coding sequence GTGAGCATCACCAAGAAGTCCACGGTGAAGTCCATGGCCCTGGCCGTCGGGCTGTGTCTCGTCGCGCTGCCCGCGCTGTCCGCGTGCGGGTCGTCCGACGCCGGCAGCGGCAACGGCAGCGGCGGGTCCAAGACCGTCACGCTCGTCAGCCACGACTCGTGGGCCGTCTCGAAGAGCGTCATCGCCGCCTTCGAGGAGCAGTCCGGATACAAGGTCAGGGTCCTGGAGGACGGCGACGCCGGGCAGGCCGTCAACAAGGCCATCCTCACCAAGGACAACCCACAGGGCGACGTCTTCTTCGGCGTCGACAACACCCTGCTCTCGCGGGCGCTCGACAACGGGCTGTTCCAGTCGTACGAGCCGAAGGGCTCGGACAGGATCAAGGCCGAGTACCTGGCCGACCAGGACAAGCACCGGGTCACCCCGATCGACACCGGCGACATCTGCGTCAACTACGACAAGGCGTACTTCAGCAAGCACAAGCTGGCCCCGCCCAGCTCGTTCGACGATCTGATCAAGCCCGAGTACAAGGACCTCCTCGTCACCGAGAACGCCTCCGCCTCCTCGCCCGGCCTCGGCTTCCTGCTCGGCACCGCCGCCGAGTACGGCGACGACGGCTGGCAGGACTACTGGAAGAAGCTGAAGGCCAACGGCGTGAAGGTCGTCGACGGCTGGGAGCAGGCCTACAACGAGGAGTTCTCCGGCTCCGCCGGCGGCAAGAAGGCCAAGGCCGACCGTCCGCTCGTCGTGTCGTACGCCTCCTCGCCGCCCGCCGAGGTGATCTACGCCGAACCGAAGCCGACGACCGCACCGACGGGTGTCGCGACCGGCACCTGCTTCCGGCAGGTCGAGTACGCGGGTCTGCTCAGCAACGCCGGGAACACCGAGGGCGGCAAGGCGCTCCTCGACTTCCTGCTCACCAGGACGTTCCAGGACGACATGCCGCTCAACATGTTCGTCTACCCCGTGGTCGAGGGCGCCCAGGTGCCCGAGGAGTTCTCGAAGTACGGACCGCAGGCCAAGGAGCCCGAGACCCTGGACCCGGCGAAGATCGCCGACAACCGTGACGACTGGGTCAAGTCGTGGACCTCGCTCGTACTGAAGTAG